A single region of the Mechercharimyces sp. CAU 1602 genome encodes:
- a CDS encoding M28 family metallopeptidase, protein MKRKKSSIIVLLALSLLLVFSSSVSAAPLMQPMQKVKTIADKIDKNRIQKHIERLADADNPRLTGFDGEHKAANYLEKRLKNYKLKTDRQIFPVLAYIARGSEITINSPESKQLESNTFEYTPATPAEGITSDIVYADLGKPEDFEGLDLEGKIAFIKRGELSFYDKVQNAAAAGAIGAIIFNHSDGIISGTLTQISDIPALAMNKEEGEWVKSLLDEGQTVSMTIKADAEYKPSYSQNVIAELPAKIAKKKAKTIVIGAHYDSIDGPGANDNASGTATLLEVAKALSKEKFRHNIRFIFFGAEESGLIGAEKYVESLSDEEKQDIAAMINLDMVGVGDTLNIMTAAEDSSSFVADLAEEYVSTYGYNYERGASTRSDHKPFEDAGIPVAFFHYSEDPYYHTDEDTPDKIDKDNLYRVGTLTALLINHLGNQKKLPEREEAPTMKIEGFTPGKVNSKDPLPAPAAKK, encoded by the coding sequence ATGAAACGTAAGAAGAGTAGCATTATTGTGTTACTTGCTCTATCCTTGTTGCTGGTGTTCTCAAGCTCTGTAAGTGCGGCACCTTTGATGCAGCCGATGCAGAAAGTAAAAACCATTGCAGATAAAATCGACAAGAATCGTATTCAAAAACATATCGAACGCTTAGCAGACGCGGATAATCCTCGCCTCACAGGCTTTGACGGTGAGCATAAAGCCGCCAACTACTTAGAGAAGCGACTTAAGAACTACAAACTGAAAACTGACCGTCAAATCTTTCCGGTACTCGCCTATATTGCTCGTGGTTCAGAGATTACGATCAACAGCCCCGAGTCCAAACAACTAGAATCAAATACCTTCGAATACACTCCTGCCACACCGGCTGAGGGAATCACCTCAGATATTGTTTATGCCGATCTCGGGAAACCTGAAGATTTCGAAGGGTTAGATCTAGAGGGGAAAATCGCTTTTATCAAACGCGGTGAACTCTCCTTCTATGACAAAGTACAAAACGCTGCTGCTGCAGGTGCTATTGGTGCCATCATCTTTAACCATAGTGATGGTATCATAAGCGGTACGCTCACTCAAATCAGTGATATCCCCGCACTCGCCATGAACAAAGAAGAAGGTGAATGGGTGAAATCATTGCTTGATGAAGGACAAACCGTCTCCATGACAATCAAAGCAGATGCCGAATACAAACCGAGCTACTCACAAAACGTCATCGCTGAGCTTCCAGCGAAAATCGCCAAGAAAAAAGCAAAGACGATCGTCATCGGTGCTCACTATGACAGCATTGACGGTCCAGGAGCAAATGATAATGCTTCCGGTACCGCTACCTTGCTCGAAGTAGCCAAAGCATTATCCAAAGAGAAATTTCGTCACAACATTCGCTTCATCTTCTTCGGTGCAGAGGAGTCTGGTTTAATTGGTGCCGAAAAATATGTCGAATCGCTTAGCGATGAAGAGAAGCAGGATATCGCTGCCATGATCAACCTCGATATGGTGGGGGTAGGTGATACACTCAATATCATGACCGCCGCTGAAGATAGCTCTTCCTTCGTTGCAGACCTAGCAGAAGAATATGTATCTACCTATGGATACAACTACGAGCGGGGTGCCTCTACTCGTAGTGATCACAAACCATTTGAAGATGCCGGTATCCCAGTAGCCTTCTTCCATTACTCGGAAGATCCTTACTACCATACTGATGAAGATACCCCCGACAAAATAGATAAGGACAATCTCTATCGCGTGGGTACACTCACCGCTCTGCTTATCAATCATCTCGGAAACCAGAAAAAGCTGCCCGAGCGTGAAGAAGCCCCAACGATGAAGATTGAAGGCTTTACCCCCGGTAAAGTAAACAGCAAAGATCCCCTACCTGCACCCGCAGCGAAAAAATAA
- a CDS encoding MBL fold metallo-hydrolase produces the protein MLKQTIADGIYLYQFAPNPGGHFGFNILALTHEDKALLIDTAFEDHAHQVFTDLIKNDLKLDSVVISHFHPDHISGLKSLPPVPRYGHANAQITLDKWTAKEEHPHIVPTFEIGEKTKIQFGNFELVMIPLPGHSICTMIIDINGQFVHVADEIMTSNDGSPILPFITNTVQSHVKSLEALKHYCDYTMILGHGILLKGREKILTEINDRLSYLNELLAHDSKISVEVATAKCSCTFLHLELHEKNA, from the coding sequence ATGCTTAAACAAACGATAGCTGACGGAATCTACTTATATCAATTTGCACCTAATCCAGGAGGACATTTCGGGTTTAATATACTTGCACTTACTCACGAAGATAAGGCACTCTTGATTGATACAGCTTTTGAAGATCATGCGCATCAAGTATTTACTGACTTAATAAAAAACGATCTAAAACTGGACAGCGTTGTGATTAGTCACTTTCATCCTGATCATATAAGTGGTTTGAAAAGCTTGCCTCCTGTACCTCGTTATGGGCATGCGAATGCGCAAATCACGTTAGATAAATGGACAGCAAAAGAAGAGCATCCTCATATTGTTCCTACTTTTGAGATAGGCGAAAAGACGAAAATCCAATTTGGTAACTTTGAGCTAGTGATGATTCCGTTACCTGGGCACTCTATCTGTACGATGATAATAGATATTAATGGTCAATTTGTGCATGTGGCAGACGAAATTATGACCTCTAATGATGGAAGCCCTATTTTGCCGTTCATTACAAATACAGTTCAGAGTCATGTCAAATCGCTTGAAGCATTAAAACATTATTGTGATTACACCATGATTCTCGGCCACGGTATTTTGCTCAAAGGGAGAGAGAAGATTTTAACTGAAATTAATGATCGCCTTTCCTATCTAAATGAACTATTAGCACATGATAGCAAGATTTCGGTGGAGGTTGCTACGGCTAAATGTTCTTGCACCTTTCTTCATTTAGAGTTACATGAAAAGAATGCCTGA
- a CDS encoding YafY family protein, whose protein sequence is MRVERLLSIILLLLKRDVMTGKELADQFEVSLRTIYRDIDKLCEAGVPIVAEGGHGGGFSLMEQYRLSEMFFNSSEVQVLLPIMASLSSLVGRNEIPEKILHKLALQDQSPSSGENNIHINISQLNMEEKTKSYFRLINKALQNKLLIQFDYTNRRFIKERRCVEPIQIDFHHGYWSVIAFCHLRKDYRRFKLSRMQNVSLGEKFYSQPISAEALQAVFEQGYIRNSIKVKLKFSIHIGPHLQEYFPLTSIQPDEEGGFIVEEDYPYEEGLLRFILSFGKECEVMEPAFLRLEMKNYLEEMIKHYGSYEEKT, encoded by the coding sequence ATGAGGGTAGAAAGACTATTATCTATTATTTTATTACTTCTAAAAAGAGATGTCATGACGGGTAAAGAGCTTGCTGATCAGTTTGAGGTTTCGTTAAGAACCATTTATCGCGATATTGACAAGCTATGTGAAGCAGGTGTTCCTATCGTTGCAGAAGGAGGTCATGGAGGAGGCTTTTCACTCATGGAGCAATATAGGTTGAGTGAGATGTTTTTTAATTCGTCAGAGGTTCAGGTACTCTTGCCGATTATGGCGTCGCTATCTTCATTGGTTGGTAGAAATGAAATTCCAGAAAAAATTCTACATAAGCTAGCGCTTCAGGACCAGAGTCCAAGCAGTGGGGAAAATAATATTCACATTAATATTTCGCAACTCAATATGGAGGAGAAAACAAAATCTTATTTTCGATTGATTAATAAAGCTTTGCAGAATAAACTTTTAATCCAATTTGATTATACAAATAGACGTTTTATAAAGGAGAGACGATGTGTTGAACCAATTCAGATTGATTTCCATCATGGATATTGGTCTGTGATAGCGTTTTGTCACTTGAGAAAAGATTATCGTCGCTTTAAATTGAGCCGCATGCAGAATGTCTCTTTGGGTGAAAAGTTTTATAGCCAACCTATTTCCGCTGAGGCATTGCAAGCAGTATTTGAACAGGGCTACATTCGGAACAGTATAAAAGTGAAACTTAAGTTCTCTATACACATAGGACCACACTTACAGGAGTATTTTCCGCTGACTAGTATCCAGCCAGATGAGGAGGGAGGCTTTATTGTAGAGGAAGATTATCCTTATGAGGAGGGTTTGCTTCGCTTTATATTATCATTTGGGAAAGAGTGTGAAGTGATGGAACCGGCGTTCCTAAGGTTAGAAATGAAAAATTACCTTGAAGAGATGATAAAACATTACGGTTCCTATGAGGAAAAAACATGA
- a CDS encoding glycosyltransferase, with product MKKILIASIVGTKKEVVSPFLQSVEKLVTLSCTIDYFFYDYQLHEDSKKELALFAEQYENTILRMSNNDDRADEGQVHEWKMARLKNIILDYARDHHYDHLLLVDADVVLHPYTVEQLLCNDQDIVCTLCWTRWQEGECERPQVWLEDDGRQYQLDQGSMPTREKQAHLTQSFMEQMKKPGVYEVGGVAKCTLLSRKVLLSEVRYTKIPSLSFRDPERHFAIRAVVHNFKLYADTHFPVFHLYNQLKIADLSRYLEWCQRTVENLSPVKQIQVRRKIRDNRLIAVMQVRNEADRYLEQVLHSITPVVDEIVIVDDASTDDTVSICRSFDKVKKVVELSTSSFQEEWKLRQLVWETACDCKPDWILVIDADEIYEEQALHKLRELINQGEYDWYGFQFYDFWDGYTHYRQDHLWRSPHVKVTLVRYIPELAYTFPQMNHHVPKIPLIYQQLPGKVTDLRVKHLGWAGDEKERYQKYLRYLEMDPEGKYGSMAQYQSILDKNPRLVEWKE from the coding sequence GTGAAGAAAATTCTTATTGCCAGTATTGTGGGGACGAAAAAAGAAGTAGTAAGTCCATTTCTTCAGTCCGTGGAGAAACTGGTTACATTAAGTTGTACGATTGATTACTTTTTTTACGATTACCAGCTTCATGAGGATAGTAAGAAAGAGTTGGCTTTATTTGCAGAGCAATATGAGAATACGATCCTGCGTATGTCTAATAACGATGATCGTGCTGATGAGGGGCAAGTCCATGAGTGGAAAATGGCACGGCTAAAAAATATTATTCTCGACTATGCGCGCGATCATCATTATGATCATCTCCTCTTGGTAGATGCTGACGTGGTACTTCATCCTTACACTGTAGAACAACTGCTTTGTAACGATCAAGATATTGTATGTACGTTGTGCTGGACACGGTGGCAAGAAGGGGAGTGTGAGCGTCCGCAAGTATGGTTAGAGGATGATGGAAGGCAGTATCAGTTAGACCAAGGGAGTATGCCTACGAGAGAGAAACAGGCTCACTTGACTCAATCCTTTATGGAGCAAATGAAAAAACCGGGGGTTTACGAGGTGGGGGGAGTGGCGAAGTGCACGTTGCTGAGTCGTAAGGTACTTCTATCAGAGGTGCGTTACACAAAAATTCCCTCCCTTTCTTTTAGAGATCCAGAGCGCCATTTTGCTATCAGAGCAGTAGTGCACAACTTTAAGCTCTATGCGGATACTCACTTTCCCGTCTTTCATTTATATAATCAGTTGAAGATCGCTGATTTGTCTCGCTATCTGGAGTGGTGTCAGCGAACGGTAGAGAATCTGAGCCCTGTTAAACAGATACAGGTGCGGCGGAAGATACGGGATAATCGCTTGATAGCAGTGATGCAAGTGCGGAACGAAGCGGATCGCTATCTGGAACAAGTATTACACAGTATAACTCCAGTGGTAGATGAGATTGTAATTGTTGACGATGCTAGTACTGACGACACAGTTTCGATATGCCGCTCTTTTGACAAAGTGAAGAAAGTAGTGGAACTATCCACTTCTTCTTTTCAGGAAGAATGGAAATTGCGCCAATTGGTATGGGAAACGGCGTGTGATTGTAAGCCAGATTGGATTTTAGTTATTGATGCGGATGAGATTTATGAGGAGCAAGCGCTTCACAAGTTACGTGAATTGATAAACCAGGGGGAGTATGATTGGTACGGGTTTCAGTTTTATGATTTTTGGGATGGGTATACTCATTATCGCCAAGACCACTTGTGGCGTTCTCCACACGTGAAAGTGACATTGGTGCGCTACATACCAGAGCTCGCTTATACCTTCCCGCAGATGAATCACCATGTGCCCAAAATACCGCTCATCTATCAGCAGTTGCCGGGTAAGGTAACTGATTTAAGAGTGAAGCACTTGGGGTGGGCGGGAGATGAGAAGGAGCGTTATCAGAAGTATTTACGCTATCTAGAAATGGATCCTGAAGGGAAATATGGTAGTATGGCTCAATATCAGTCTATCCTAGATAAAAATCCACGATTAGTAGAATGGAAAGAATAG
- a CDS encoding thioesterase family protein → MESEIKIIVRPTEIDAMGHVNNAKYLEYMEWGREDWYNQVGLPFDLFTEMGIGTVTVHIAINYRKEALLNQHLTIRTHAVKAGRTSFVLQHIIENEAGERVADAEVTSVTIDLEARKGVPLPEQLRQLFT, encoded by the coding sequence ATGGAAAGCGAAATTAAGATTATCGTTCGCCCGACAGAGATCGACGCGATGGGACATGTGAATAATGCCAAATACCTCGAATATATGGAGTGGGGACGAGAAGATTGGTACAATCAAGTGGGGCTCCCCTTTGATTTATTTACAGAGATGGGGATTGGTACAGTTACTGTGCATATTGCGATCAATTATCGGAAAGAGGCTTTGCTCAATCAACATTTAACTATTCGTACTCATGCAGTGAAAGCGGGGCGAACCAGCTTCGTACTACAGCATATCATTGAGAATGAAGCGGGTGAACGGGTAGCAGATGCAGAAGTAACAAGTGTGACGATTGATCTGGAAGCGCGCAAAGGTGTTCCTCTGCCGGAGCAGTTGCGGCAACTTTTCACCTGA
- a CDS encoding thiol-disulfide oxidoreductase DCC family protein produces the protein MIITDSHAYILYDGECGLCHALVQFVIPRDRQGVFRFISLQSDRGRALLRAGGLDDRDFNTFVLIDQGKYYIKSEAALRVAGSLQGMWKLLRFFYIVPRRWRDSVYDVIARYRQQIFPQPSTCKTYPKEWRERILE, from the coding sequence ATGATAATCACTGATTCTCATGCTTATATTTTATACGATGGAGAATGCGGTCTCTGCCATGCACTTGTCCAATTTGTGATTCCACGTGATCGTCAAGGAGTATTTCGCTTTATTTCTTTACAATCGGATAGGGGGAGAGCACTATTACGTGCGGGAGGATTAGATGATCGGGATTTTAATACGTTTGTTTTGATTGATCAGGGGAAGTATTATATAAAATCTGAAGCGGCGCTACGAGTAGCTGGTTCTTTACAGGGAATGTGGAAGCTGCTGAGGTTTTTTTACATTGTACCCCGTAGATGGCGTGACAGCGTATACGATGTGATCGCTCGATATCGTCAGCAAATTTTTCCTCAGCCTTCAACATGTAAAACCTATCCGAAGGAATGGCGAGAGCGGATATTGGAATAA
- a CDS encoding DUF2203 domain-containing protein, translating into MNSEQKVFTRDEANQLLPELSVVLDHLRMLKQQQYLSYLELQQLQTAMREIVESEKPRDPYFAHEVELEFLHIQMRSGIEEVKKTGAILKDIDHGVVDFPAWIDHGEAFYCWQYGEKEVTHWHHVWEGFHARKKIPTDNESSEEE; encoded by the coding sequence ATGAATAGCGAACAAAAAGTATTTACACGGGATGAAGCTAATCAATTGCTTCCAGAACTGAGTGTGGTCTTGGATCACTTGCGGATGCTGAAACAGCAACAATATTTGAGCTATCTCGAACTGCAGCAACTACAAACGGCGATGCGCGAGATAGTGGAGAGTGAAAAACCACGAGATCCTTATTTTGCTCATGAAGTAGAGTTGGAGTTTCTTCATATCCAGATGAGATCCGGGATAGAAGAGGTGAAAAAAACAGGCGCAATCTTAAAAGATATAGATCACGGTGTGGTTGACTTCCCTGCTTGGATCGATCACGGCGAAGCGTTTTATTGCTGGCAATATGGTGAGAAAGAAGTTACTCACTGGCATCATGTGTGGGAAGGGTTTCATGCTCGTAAAAAAATACCAACAGATAACGAATCATCAGAAGAAGAGTAA
- a CDS encoding acryloyl-CoA reductase — protein sequence MTTFRALYVHKGEEEFTSEIRSLTLADIDEGEVIIEVKYSSINFKDGLASIPNGRILEKYPMVPGIDLAGIVLESQDDRYQVGDEVIAGNGALGVSHTGGFSEVARIPAEWVIPLPQGLSLKDAMALGTAGFTAAMSIQRLEENGLRPGGEPVLVTGATGGVGCTAIAMLSQRGYDVVASTGKESEHTFLRELGASDVIGRVSVDGEEKVGPLSKRTWAGAVDPVGGNTLSYLLRTMDYSGSIAVSGLTGGATYSSTVYPLILRGVNVLGIDTAHISREYREQIWKRLATDLKIEDVADRIAFEISLDQLPTTLEQILAGKMRGRAVLAL from the coding sequence ATGACAACCTTTCGTGCTTTATATGTACATAAGGGTGAAGAGGAGTTTACAAGTGAGATTCGTTCTTTGACATTGGCGGATATAGATGAAGGTGAAGTGATTATCGAGGTTAAGTACTCGAGTATCAACTTTAAAGATGGACTTGCTAGTATTCCTAATGGGCGTATCTTAGAGAAATATCCGATGGTACCTGGAATTGATTTAGCGGGTATCGTGCTTGAATCTCAAGATGATCGTTATCAAGTGGGAGATGAAGTGATTGCGGGGAATGGGGCTTTGGGAGTATCTCATACGGGAGGGTTTAGTGAAGTGGCCCGTATCCCGGCAGAGTGGGTGATTCCCCTCCCACAGGGATTGTCACTAAAGGATGCAATGGCATTGGGAACAGCTGGATTTACCGCCGCGATGTCAATTCAGCGTTTAGAAGAGAATGGATTAAGACCAGGAGGAGAACCTGTACTCGTGACGGGAGCTACTGGTGGGGTGGGTTGTACGGCTATTGCGATGCTTTCGCAACGGGGTTATGATGTGGTAGCAAGTACAGGCAAGGAGAGTGAACACACTTTCTTACGCGAACTAGGGGCAAGTGATGTAATAGGACGAGTAAGCGTAGACGGTGAAGAGAAGGTAGGCCCCCTGTCGAAGCGTACCTGGGCTGGAGCCGTCGATCCTGTCGGTGGTAATACCTTAAGTTATCTCTTACGGACGATGGATTATAGTGGTTCGATCGCTGTGAGCGGACTTACTGGTGGTGCAACGTATTCATCAACGGTATATCCGCTCATCTTACGTGGGGTCAACGTGCTTGGAATTGATACGGCGCATATCTCACGGGAGTATCGGGAGCAAATCTGGAAGCGATTAGCGACTGATCTTAAAATCGAAGATGTAGCGGATAGAATTGCGTTTGAGATTTCCCTTGATCAATTACCGACAACCTTGGAACAAATTTTAGCAGGTAAGATGAGAGGAAGGGCCGTATTAGCGTTGTAA
- a CDS encoding DUF1128 domain-containing protein, which translates to MNLGEPNKENMHFMIENMKTNLRVVNGSIISAEDFNLDQYEDIYDLYRLVEKKKGKMTTMELEGILAELASMRKITDA; encoded by the coding sequence ATGAATCTAGGAGAACCAAATAAAGAGAATATGCATTTTATGATTGAAAACATGAAAACCAACCTACGTGTGGTTAATGGCAGTATCATCTCGGCCGAAGATTTCAATCTGGATCAATACGAGGATATTTACGATCTCTATCGCCTAGTGGAAAAGAAAAAAGGAAAGATGACGACGATGGAGTTAGAAGGAATTTTAGCTGAACTTGCATCAATGCGTAAAATAACGGATGCATAA
- a CDS encoding HAMP domain-containing sensor histidine kinase, giving the protein MKRWLSVLDMLKNEGKGSMLYYFIVLLVVAIAIAGVRPESIVNRWAAFFLISASLGGLVPTIEEWVRAGHALPGWIEWANQTWTPFGVLMFAYAYAGWKPARKNEYGWWLFPVICSWILYPFLPQGKVAALFLIMWVGPYYVLACYVLLRSTLREPNPLQRRKRWMMTAIVVPTVLGILVLINGMRLIRPNFDFFPYVSLLIGYSLLLGIISLFLYGVLGIRIRVEREQLERTLRSAESGTSLFHHTIKGEIGKISLGADNLRGMLSGEERVARRQLEIIASSAQHMKEMAARMHSLTQKVALLEEWVVIDLLLDDVRLSFADQWKEARMRTVVVGEKPLLFYCDPVHMREVLTNLVQNAFEAATPAATLEIRVERTARHAVLTVTDTGAGIAAEHIERAHEPFFTTKGKKTNYGLGLSYVYQVVREMNGKISLQQHQPQGTEVRLQFSPERLIAMQQEEKMSL; this is encoded by the coding sequence ATGAAAAGATGGTTATCAGTATTAGATATGTTAAAGAACGAAGGGAAGGGGAGTATGCTTTATTATTTTATCGTACTGTTAGTGGTGGCAATTGCTATAGCAGGAGTGCGTCCAGAAAGCATAGTCAATCGATGGGCAGCATTCTTTTTAATAAGCGCTAGTCTAGGTGGGCTCGTTCCTACGATAGAAGAATGGGTTAGAGCAGGTCATGCTCTTCCAGGATGGATAGAATGGGCTAATCAGACATGGACTCCTTTCGGTGTGCTTATGTTTGCGTATGCCTATGCAGGCTGGAAACCAGCTCGGAAAAATGAATATGGATGGTGGTTGTTCCCCGTTATCTGTTCATGGATATTGTATCCGTTCCTACCTCAGGGGAAAGTTGCTGCCTTGTTTCTAATCATGTGGGTGGGCCCCTATTATGTACTCGCTTGTTATGTGTTATTGCGCTCTACACTACGTGAACCGAATCCGCTACAGCGTCGCAAACGCTGGATGATGACGGCGATCGTTGTCCCTACCGTTCTGGGTATCTTGGTATTGATCAATGGTATGAGACTGATTCGACCCAATTTTGATTTTTTTCCATATGTTTCACTTCTCATTGGTTATTCTCTTTTATTGGGGATTATTTCGCTCTTTTTGTACGGAGTACTTGGCATTCGTATCCGGGTGGAAAGAGAACAGCTGGAACGAACCTTGCGTTCAGCAGAGTCTGGGACAAGCTTATTTCATCACACAATTAAGGGGGAGATTGGTAAGATCTCATTGGGAGCAGATAACTTACGGGGTATGTTAAGTGGAGAGGAGAGGGTGGCACGACGTCAATTGGAAATTATCGCTTCGTCCGCGCAACATATGAAGGAGATGGCAGCACGAATGCATTCTCTTACACAAAAGGTAGCATTGTTAGAAGAGTGGGTTGTTATCGATTTGCTCCTTGATGATGTACGCCTTTCTTTTGCAGATCAATGGAAGGAAGCTCGAATGCGAACAGTAGTAGTAGGTGAGAAGCCTTTATTGTTTTATTGTGATCCGGTGCATATGAGAGAAGTACTAACCAACCTAGTGCAGAACGCATTTGAAGCGGCGACCCCGGCAGCTACGCTCGAAATCAGAGTGGAGAGAACAGCGCGTCATGCAGTTCTTACTGTGACTGATACAGGTGCTGGAATCGCTGCGGAGCATATTGAGCGAGCACACGAGCCGTTTTTTACGACGAAGGGAAAAAAGACTAATTATGGTTTGGGCTTGTCTTATGTGTATCAAGTGGTACGTGAAATGAATGGGAAAATAAGTTTGCAGCAACATCAGCCTCAAGGAACAGAGGTGCGTCTGCAATTTTCCCCTGAGAGGCTAATAGCTATGCAACAGGAAGAAAAAATGTCTCTTTAA
- a CDS encoding response regulator transcription factor: MEGIKLLLVEDDHDWIDGLTIYLSREVDLNVVKAVTTKEDAIAAVRADSYDVVVMDIVLGDDEGAGIEGVMAIQAIRPTHVVMLTSLAEDKAIMDSFAAGALNYVEKADYVQLPHVIRAVFRNARPLNILQEELARLRREEALHSLTPAEREIFTLLELGYTQTQIMKKLYKAESTVKNQVNRILKKLRVRTSREAVAKINGVRQGVGYDDNH, encoded by the coding sequence GTGGAGGGAATTAAGCTATTATTGGTGGAAGATGACCACGATTGGATAGACGGTTTAACCATATATTTGAGTAGAGAAGTAGATTTAAACGTAGTGAAGGCAGTTACTACTAAGGAAGATGCAATTGCGGCCGTTCGAGCGGATTCGTATGACGTGGTGGTGATGGATATCGTGTTAGGAGATGATGAGGGGGCTGGAATCGAAGGGGTAATGGCTATTCAAGCGATACGTCCTACACATGTAGTGATGCTTACTTCATTGGCTGAAGATAAGGCGATCATGGACTCGTTTGCGGCAGGTGCCCTCAACTATGTAGAAAAAGCAGACTATGTCCAGCTTCCGCACGTTATTCGAGCGGTTTTTCGCAATGCCCGTCCTTTAAACATTTTACAGGAGGAATTAGCACGGCTTCGAAGAGAGGAAGCGCTTCACTCGCTTACCCCTGCTGAGCGAGAGATTTTTACCCTGTTAGAATTGGGATATACACAGACGCAGATTATGAAAAAGCTATATAAAGCGGAAAGTACAGTTAAGAATCAAGTGAATCGGATTTTGAAGAAGCTGAGGGTACGCACAAGTCGTGAAGCCGTTGCCAAGATAAATGGAGTGAGGCAAGGAGTGGGTTATGATGATAATCACTGA
- a CDS encoding sulfotransferase family protein, whose protein sequence is MSSRAICILGTGRSGTSLMAHLLCNLGVYWGINLLPADRNNEGGYWEDREIIGMHRSIRQRYGSPLPFLHPEWVQTPYGKEIKEKITAYIKSDFIQHPLWGWKDPRTSEYVAMWKEIAKELNFTLQYVVMVRNPLDVTYSMRESWGSSDGGALFYWKLHALLDLYMTEGESRYVVEYDRLLSHPVAEVKRLWDALDIPSEGDEWLARKTSEVVNPKLHHHRTGTEQWEKLAYTHPAIYNLYCLYRRVAEEPALLEQEKIKREVEWMVEQMKMKGH, encoded by the coding sequence ATGTCTAGCCGTGCGATCTGTATCTTGGGAACGGGGCGTAGTGGAACCTCACTGATGGCACACCTGCTTTGTAATCTGGGAGTATATTGGGGAATAAATTTGTTGCCGGCAGATCGAAATAATGAAGGGGGGTACTGGGAAGATCGTGAGATCATTGGCATGCATCGGTCAATTCGCCAACGTTATGGGAGTCCGCTCCCCTTTCTTCACCCGGAGTGGGTGCAGACACCTTATGGTAAGGAAATCAAAGAGAAGATAACTGCTTACATAAAGTCCGACTTCATTCAGCATCCTCTCTGGGGCTGGAAGGATCCACGTACATCTGAGTATGTGGCCATGTGGAAAGAAATTGCTAAAGAGTTGAACTTTACGTTGCAGTATGTGGTAATGGTTCGCAACCCACTCGATGTGACGTATTCAATGAGGGAGTCGTGGGGAAGTTCAGATGGGGGAGCTCTTTTTTACTGGAAATTGCATGCTTTGTTAGATTTATATATGACTGAAGGTGAGTCCCGATATGTGGTCGAATATGACCGCTTATTGTCTCATCCAGTGGCAGAAGTTAAACGATTATGGGACGCCTTGGATATACCGTCGGAAGGGGATGAGTGGTTGGCTAGGAAAACATCAGAGGTGGTTAATCCTAAGCTACACCATCATCGAACGGGGACGGAACAATGGGAAAAACTAGCATATACTCATCCTGCTATATACAACCTATATTGTTTATATCGACGAGTGGCAGAAGAACCTGCTTTACTTGAGCAAGAAAAGATAAAGAGAGAAGTAGAGTGGATGGTAGAACAGATGAAAATGAAAGGACATTAA